One genomic window of Plasmodium coatneyi strain Hackeri chromosome 12, complete sequence includes the following:
- a CDS encoding Sodium/hydrogen exchanger, which yields MLHLNFFNHEKSVKRRQWIFLNVFIKIKIFLLCILFVLLKNEDNVGQISERLGREDVCSMGFCPLGGNEKNGDLKISKVRRKQGENMHFSGAARVNTSTTYDDMSRLNVFEDVYNLFCRANFVNEKYLVLFGCYGKRAAYNRRGHISRVLRERVKRKAYNENGLENTEFSVDARGENEGEDDENRNQLPSASNEVSEGMVFFCFIFISATMLQFILSKVDKLNIPVSVIWFLYGMCTYVIAKNFNMFEENALHKSIINARNIDSSVLYFVLLPILLYEATQDINYYAFKNFLYGGIGLAVIGVALQVGILGILFYYSFMYRQEQSPLSSSFLLASILSSTDPVAVLSILSVVDAPSKISSMFHVESLINDGSSVLLFQFFFYLTIGYKANASQYVILFVKLLFLSPVFGIGMAMLTFAWINLYRKYYYNQCLATITMCYLCYFVSEYYFNLSGPLAIVCYGLFINAYGHIALDEVAQRKHKEIVELLALMGNSSIFIISGIVSFGMMENVFKDNLYFFMYIVLTYIYLVLARTIMILIFTPFLSRIGYPINWKEILLLIWGGLRGGIVLVLGLRIEAENKINDKLTKELAYYISGSVLLILTIQGLTFECLYKMLNIYPPNPFRIVYLEKVLKMIDYNFYIRKKNLKNYWLFKGTNILHFSSKIVPELYWRKMNKYGEFDLRLPDIYACLQDISSCDISIWERAYDSQTVIESFDDVSSYGKGSFPIKNDDKGKPGGEKKGDNKNSAHSSIGRRILQKNELSSITKNDTLNGIGTSNERNAQTYGGKENPNCRKKKSIYEEVKWKNSNFTDIEYEDNSDEYSYINNDESNNRKKKKSEKIKMSNNASRRHRVGEFISRGKTSFDNFSNKGELKINIIRNNDNYFSSNDEDEHNYTNVNYSLSSKNLDKLSNHLIELSDNESSYTDKVCENRKIKNLNAFNYDKISIRTYDRLINKMNYREFKRTRTEKENFTVIDSIVDNKNEETFNPKYNLRLIEHATDLPKTLSDNFLVKSSVENENGSNGDLKGLVQDSSEKEKRKKKNILNFLNDQAGVKEGNLGKETDSVKEAEVGKNAEGVKQSVQQDNTIPGEENLIKNINYGNITKKDENLLNNYKDLKKIVEGTNEDTPGLTKADQGENELLMSDNFIIKIQKEKSHECGEDQEKESVHSERGEGDENDIEEKDDQAEEEEGGIKNLITCVTNEEGNVVDDIINYDAGENKNNEHNFEEYLTYKNLFAMDSDGKRISSFFNKNFDKKSSAKIGVKNPSEVNISTKGTNSKTLMLMNSEIEKRKRMKNVNNKSRCGSCTGVFDFSISPRTRRDSNLSALKRKGSKGGKRKKGDNHICDDHESEDFHHGGSQQMEVSRINSTGKAGNDNPVSNNNNNSGDFLEGGKGIPKVPRNNTTDFATKRYDTDQTINFECIEDVCQKKHMATFYSFLKRPKMKIKNKLFSEIRRARSHESYGNSKDKSGKSKDDVFYSSLKKKIVRKEREGELYIMIFNTCRELYKKLYVNGFISGECLLTLTSILDLSADFALKKVRMNPIKAWADAFDKSKNKNSNKRRRSIDHRNGFEYEFNVLLSKLKINTKHSFFFSPKVVNIFLVYEHCMKDLQIILSYVDVHQCTLDKGGITMKLLLGKNLLRSYYRNIELAKSLIPHLVNKYKDVVKYCLIKIGADMLMHLKKTIVNEQAANGLLLTHDNEKLNGIFDEQQIKINRYRPYLHYFLKKNMFKMIIK from the exons ATGCTCCatctaaatttttttaatcacgAAAAATCAGTCAAAAGGAGACAatggatttttttaaatgtgttcataaaaataaaaattttccttttatgcATACTTTTTGTGCTGTTGAAGAATGAGGATAATGTAGGCCAAATAAGTGAGAGACTCGGCCGGGAAGATGTGTGCTCCATGGGGTTCTGTCCTCTTGGagggaacgaaaaaaacggTGATTTGAAAATAAGCAAAGTGAGAAGAAAACAAGGGGAGAATATGCATTTTTCAGGTGCAGCACGTGTCAATACTAGCACTACTTACGATGATATGTCCCGTTTAAACGTGTTTGAAGATGTATACAACCTTTTTTGCAGAGCAAATTTTGTTAATGAGAAGTATTTGGTTCTGTTTGGGTGTTATGGTAAGAGGGCGGCATACAACCGAAGGGGACACATTTCCAGAGTACTGCGCGAAAgggtaaaaaggaaggcgTACAATGAAAATGGATTGGAAAATACAGAATTCAGTGTGGACGCACGGGGCGAAAACGAAGGTGAAGATGATGAAAATAGGAACCAACTACCGTCTGCGTCGAATGAGGTATCCGAAGGAATggttttcttctgttttatttttatatcgGCAACTATGCTGCAATTTATCCTTTCCAAAGTAGACAAGCTGAACATCCCTGTGTCAGTAATATGGTTTCTGTATGGAATGTGCACCTACGTGatagcaaaaaattttaacatgTTTGAAGAGAACGCTTTACATAAGTCTATTATCAACGCGAGGAATATTGATTCTTCCGTTCTTTACTTTGTTCTGTTGCCAATTTTGCTATATGAAGCCACGCAAGACATAAATTATTACGCCTTTAAGAATTTTCTCTACGGTGGAATAGGATTAGCAGTAATAGGGGTAGCACTACAAGTAGGCATACTGGGTATTTTGTTTTACTATTCCTTTATGTATAGGCAGGAGCAGTCCCCCCTAAGTAGCAGTTTTTTATTGGCCTCCATTTTATCGTCAACGGATCCCGTGGCAGTTCTGTCTATCTTATCAGTAGTGGATGCTCCGTCAAAAATAAGTTCCATGTTCCATGTGGAGTCGTTAATAAACGATGGAAGTTCTGTATTACtatttcagttttttttttatttaactaTAGGATATAAGGCGAACGCATCTCAGTACGTGATTCTGTTTGTTAAGTTACTATTTTTAAGTCCTGTATTTGGCATAGGGATGGCTATGTTAACATTTGCGTGGATAAATTTgtatagaaaatattattacaaTCAGTGTCTAGCGACGATAACTATGTGTTACTTGTGTTACTTTGTGTCTGAGTATTACTTTAACTTATCTGGCCCGTTGGCAATCGTTTGTTATGGATTATTTATTAATGCGTATGGCCATATTGCCCTGGATGAAGTGGCACAGAGAAAGCACAAAGAAATTGTGGAGCTTCTGGCCCTCATGGGGAATTCGAGCATTTTCATCATATCAGGAATAGTCTCCTTTGGGATGATGGAAAATGTATTCAAGGATAACCTatacttttttatgtatatcgTATtgacatatatttatttagtATTAGCAAGGACGATAATGATTCTGAtatttacaccttttttgtCAAGAATTGGATACCCTATAAATTGGAAGGAAATATTGCTCCTTATTTGGGGGGGATTACGAGGGGGTATCGTGCTAGTACTCGGATTACGAATagaagcagaaaataaaatcaacGACAAATTGACCAAGGAGTTGGCTTACTACATTAGTGGTAGTGTATTACTAATATTGACCATTCAGGGGTTGACTTTTGAGTGTTTGTACAAAATGTTAAACATTTACCCACCCAATCCGTTTAGAATTGTTTACCTAGAGAAGGTACTAAAAATGATAGATTACAATTTCTAcattaggaagaaaaacttaaaaaattattggcTCTTTAAGGGTACAAATATACTTCACTTTTCCAGCAAAATTGTGCCCGAATTGTACTggaggaaaatgaacaaatatggaGAGTTCGATTTGAGGTTGCCTGATATTTATGCTTGTCTGCAGGATATAAGTTCGTGCGATATTTCCATTTGGGAACGTGCCTACGATTCGCAGACAGTGATCGAAAGTTTCGATGACGTTTCTTCCTACGGGAAGGGGAGCTTTCCTATCAAGAACGACGATAAGGGAAAGccagggggggagaaaaaaggtgACAATAAAAATTCGGCACATTCCTCCATCGGTAGAAGGATTCTACAAAAGAACGAACTGTCAAGTATTACAAAGAATGACACCCTGAATGGGATTGGCACATCGAATGAGAGGAATGCACAAACCtatggaggaaaggaaaatccaAATTgtcggaagaagaaaagtataTACGAAGAggtgaaatggaaaaacagcAATTTTACCGACATCGAATATGAAGATAACAGTGATGAATACAGCTACATAAATAACGATGAGAGTAataacaggaagaaaaaaaaaagtgaaaaaataaaaatgagcaacaaTGCCAGTAGGAGACACCGAGTAGGGGAATTCATCTCCAGAGGAAAAACAAGCTTCGATAATTTTTCGAACAAAGGAGAACTGAAAATAAATATCATCCGAAATAATGATAACTATTTCAGTAGTAACGATGAAGACGAACATAATTACACAAATGTAAACTATTCATTGTCATCCAAGAATTTGGATAAGCTCAGTAACCATCTGATTGAACTCTCCGATAACGAATCAAGCTACACAGATAAGGTGTGTgaaaacaggaaaataaaaaacttgaATGCTTTTAACTATGATAAGATTTCCATAAGGACGTATGACCGGctaattaacaaaatgaattatcGAGAATTTAAGAGAACCAGAACGGAGAAAGAAAACTTTACTGTCATCGATAGTATCGTTGATAACAAGAATGAGGAGACGTTCAATCCAAAGTACAATCTGAGGCTAATTGAACACGCCACCGATTTACCCAAAACTTTGAGTGACAATTTTCTTGTTAAGAGCAGTGTAGAAAATGAGAATGGCAGTAATGGAGATCTTAAAGGTTTGGTGCAAGATTCCagcgagaaggaaaagaggaagaaaaaaaacattttaaattttttgaacGACCAAGCTGGGGTGAAGGAGGGCAATCTGGGAAAAGAAACCGATTCGGTGAAGGAAGCTGaggtggggaaaaatgcaGAGGGTGTGAAGCAATCCGTGCAGCAGGATAATACCATCCCTGGAGAGGAGAAcctaataaaaaatataaactaTGGTAACATCACAAAGAAGGACGAAAATTTGCTAAACAACTACAAAGATTTGAAAAAGATCGTAGAGGGAACTAATGAGGACACACCTGGTTTAACTAAGGCAGATCAAGGGGAAAATGAGTTACTAATGAGcgataattttattataaaaattcagaaggaaaaatcgCATGAATGTGGGGAGGATCAGGAGAAGGAGAGTGTGCACAGCGAAAGGGGAGAAGGAGATGAAAATgatatagaagaaaaagacgatcaagcagaggaagaagaaggaggcaTTAAAAACCTAATCACATGTGTGACAAATGAGGAGGGTAACGTGGTGGATGATATAATAAATTATGACGCTggggagaacaaaaataacgaACATAATTTTGAGGAATAtttaacatataaaaatttgttcgcCATGGACAGCGATGGGAAGAGAATATCGTCCTTCTTTAACAAGAATTTTGATAAGAAGAGTTCTGCAAAGATCGGGGTGAAGAACCCATCGGAAGTCAACATTTCCACCAAGGGAACTAACAGCAAAACTTTGATGTTAATGAATAGTGAAAttgagaaaaggaaaaggatgaaaaatgttaataatAAGTCGAGATGCGGCTCATGCACAGGTGTGTTTGATTTTAGCATATCCCCAAGAACAAGAAGGGATAGTAATCTCAGCgcgttaaaaaggaagggcagtaaaggaggaaaacgtaaaaaaggagataaccATATTTGCGATGATCATGAGAGTGAGGACTTCCACCATGGAGGAAGCCAACAAATGGAGGTAAGTCGAATTAACTCCACTGGAAAAGCAGGCAATGATAACCCTGTCAgtaacaataacaacaatagTGGGGATTTCCTCGAGGGAGGAAAGGGAATCCCCAAAGTGCCACGAAATAACACAACAGACTTCGCTACAAAGAGGTATGACACAGATCAGACGATAAATTTCGAATGTATTGAAGATGTGTGTCAGAAGAAACATATGGCTACTTTTTAcagctttttaaaaagacctaaaatgaaaataaaaaataaattattcagCGAAATAAGAAGGGCAAGAAGTCACGAAAGTTACGGTAATAGTAAAGATAAATCAGGGAAGTCGAAAGATGACGTTTTTTACAGCtcactcaaaaaaaaaattgttcgaaaggaaagggagggggAACTCTACATTATGATATTTAATACTTGTAGggaattatataaaaagttgtACGTAAATGGCTTCATCTCGGGGGAATGTCTACTAACCCTTACGTCCATTTTAGATTTGTCTGCCGATTTTGCCTTGAAAAAGGTGCGAATGAACCCAATTAAAGCATGGGCAGATGCATTTGACAagagcaaaaacaaaaatagcaacaaaaggaggaggagcatTGACCACAGGAATGGGTTTGAATACGAATTTAACGTGCTGTTATCAAAACTGAAAATTAATACAAagcattcatttttcttctcacccAAAGTggtaaatatatttcttgTGTATGAACACTGCATGAAGGACCTGCAGATTATTCTCTCCTACGTGGACGTTCACCAGTGCACGCTGGATAAGGGGGGAATTACTATGAAGTTACTGCTTGGGAAGAACTTGCTCAGGAGCTACTACAGGAATATAGAGCTCGCCAAGAGTCTTATACCGCACCTGGTGAATAAGTACAAGGACGTCGTCAAGTACTGCCTCATTAAAATAGGCGCTGACATGCTCATGCATTTGAAGAAGACG ATCGTTAATGAGCAAGCTGCCAACGGATTGTTACTAACCCATGACAACGAAAAATTGAATGGCATTTTCGATGAGcagcaaataaaaattaatagaTACAGGCCATATTTGCATTATTTTCTAAAAAAGAACATGTTTAAGATGATTATAAAGTAG